A single region of the Novipirellula aureliae genome encodes:
- a CDS encoding choice-of-anchor D domain-containing protein, with protein sequence MKLLDSIFTSQKKKNKKRRRSIAVRNNRKVMLENLEGRRLMAVLGSVDFETQGDGYSTNQAEFSDGGGDFFTQIPTNSIGSYYNVTGQTGTGYFTAMDIDADGSLPATLNMDQVNISGQTNLSFSVDLAEDADGANQDWDNSDFVHFDYSIDGGNYEPLIWFENDGSTYNSEALLDTDFDGTGDSTALTDTFANFTAPIPGLGNTLDIRVTFQLDSGDEDIAMDQMVVSGDATGGGAILGIAATDTVKPEGDSGTAPATQFTFDITRSGDTSGASDVTWTVNNIDTDAADFTGALTGTESFLAGEATKTVTVNVVGDTLAESNEDFTVDLTGPVNAIIGTASASGTIQDDDTPVIPAVINEFVFSHTSTDTDEYIEILSTPSADMSAYTVLVLDGSGTEGVIKHALSLGTADSNGLQYAGGGIQAQDTFTNGADQSILLVQGFTGNVGDDLDTDDDGTLDTTPWSALLDDVALSNGDAGNSAYSTTVLSAATLSDGSTFHPGGASRIPNGIDTNSSADWLRNDFAGDGLDSFGDTFTTVAGNAINTPLAPNAAVAGTPGMAITQTDGSTDVTESGSSDSFLIGFNTNPTSPVTVTVTPDSQIDLGNGAGVAVILNFTDKAPQTVTVNAVDDVAVEAAIHTGLITISTASSDGDYNNLSGSVTANIADNDTAAPATFLNEFVLNHRGGDSYDFVEVRSTPSANLSSLTIVAVDGSTGEIVDTGALTTANASGFATSVFVDTLYDGMSIILAEGFSGSVAADLDFDDDGVFDFDQVPVPAGATYTVAPWASVRDSVSTAENVSDTFGLVQLSSTTLNDGDTFGVSGASRIPDAITATTSASEWIRNDFEGFGLPGYPFQGSLPANPGTAINTPDAANTVTCGILVTATGAGTSVAEGGASDSILISLAGATPTGVVTVTVTPDAQLDLGNGAGVATNVVFNASATPISVNIDAVDDAANEGPHTGLISFEVTASTDANYPIGTTAGDLSVAITDNEVGGGTPSIVISEIMYNPNTIENVGEGEWIEIVNTGTTSVNIGGWVFDDEDSYNWGEIPLGTTLSAGQVAVVHSDAFTSSVFRSEWGVPASAQVIAVPWGSLANGPAIGNEVLQLLDGVGGNEIDVVDFADSGDWPSDPGGPSIYLTDLSADNNVGTSWAQSDVQASPAQDPVSINPTGPNYDVTDEGSPGFVPPIVAGAASVSIAAGADGNETGPVNGRFTVTQSGVSATDTIISYTVSGDAAAPGDFTALSGSVTIPMNSTSADIDVFVIDDAIFEGTEDLIVTLDSVTSGTATISGASATISIFDNEVAVGYNVGDIVVNEIMKDPNAVGDADGEYFEVYNTTASTIDINGWTLSDDGSDSVVIANGGSLNVPAGGYLVLGRNADFATNGGVNVDYQYDGLSFELANGDDEVILTDAAGNEIDRVVYTDADFPDVTGASLELLPSVLATVDPEVGNDDFLNWQASSATIGAGPDFGTPGAVNSAPSPEINLTGATINIADGDATPSTADGTDFGAIVIGSPITKTFTIENEGSASLDVTAISITGVDAADFAITGSLGLPVTIASGGSVSFDVSFNPTTAGTKAATIKIANTDSNENPYDFAITGIATAALVPEITVESNFIEIVDGDTTPDVADSTQFGVSDVAVGTETERYFISNDGTADLTVSAISITGVNAGDFAVDPAFSGPVVIAPGDNFSFEVDFDPSATGVRNAMVNITSDDADEGAYDFAISGTGVNATTADIVINEVDSDTVGTDADEFIELYGPAGTSLDGLVLVLYNGSNDGAYDAIDLDGQVIPADGYFVIGSASVPNVDMVEFTTNGVQNGPDAVALYTGDATAFNTVFATATPASTTNLRDAVVYGTNDADDAALLTALGETVQYDESANGTSDADSVSRVPNGLIASGFAIQAPTPGATNDATVSASIAGRHIFYDKSFFDGNGANNDGPNDDAAIDTGKSALLQGQTATRDNYTAYNRGINGIMVDIDNPAGTLTVNDFEFRVGNSNTPSTWALATAPTSVTHIVGGGEGGSDRVVIKWADNAIEKEWLQVTVLNNANTGLAAADIHYWGNAVGDSLNDTGSAFVNALDADTIRANPRNFLNAALVDDAYDINKDRFVNSLDSDIARANSTNFISALKMISAPSAMANGSFLGLVDLIANQAQDTDEPEAAADALFAQYSSSDLLF encoded by the coding sequence ATGAAACTACTAGATTCAATCTTCACGTCTCAGAAGAAAAAGAACAAGAAACGCCGTCGCAGCATTGCGGTGCGGAACAATCGCAAGGTGATGTTGGAGAACTTGGAAGGCCGACGACTGATGGCCGTACTGGGGTCGGTCGACTTCGAAACTCAGGGTGATGGGTATAGTACCAACCAGGCCGAATTCTCAGACGGCGGCGGCGACTTCTTTACGCAAATCCCTACAAATTCCATTGGGAGTTACTACAACGTCACCGGGCAAACAGGCACTGGGTATTTCACTGCCATGGACATCGATGCGGACGGTAGCCTTCCTGCAACGTTGAACATGGACCAGGTCAACATTTCAGGCCAGACTAACTTGAGTTTTTCGGTTGATTTGGCCGAGGATGCCGACGGAGCAAATCAAGACTGGGACAATTCCGATTTCGTTCACTTCGATTACTCCATTGACGGCGGCAACTATGAGCCCTTGATCTGGTTCGAGAACGATGGTTCAACATACAACTCTGAAGCTTTGCTTGACACAGATTTCGACGGCACGGGAGATTCAACCGCGCTGACAGACACCTTTGCAAACTTCACCGCTCCCATTCCCGGGCTGGGTAATACCCTTGACATTCGAGTCACCTTTCAGCTCGACTCCGGTGACGAAGATATTGCGATGGACCAGATGGTCGTATCTGGGGACGCGACAGGCGGTGGAGCGATTCTTGGTATAGCAGCGACGGATACCGTTAAGCCCGAAGGCGACTCGGGCACTGCCCCGGCCACGCAGTTTACGTTTGATATCACTCGCAGCGGCGATACCTCGGGGGCATCGGACGTCACTTGGACCGTGAACAACATCGACACCGACGCGGCGGACTTCACGGGGGCTTTGACAGGCACTGAGTCGTTCTTGGCTGGGGAGGCCACGAAGACCGTCACGGTGAATGTGGTTGGTGATACGCTGGCCGAATCAAACGAAGACTTCACCGTCGATCTAACGGGTCCTGTGAATGCGATCATTGGAACGGCATCGGCATCGGGTACGATTCAAGATGACGATACACCCGTGATTCCCGCGGTGATTAACGAATTTGTCTTCAGTCACACCAGCACGGACACCGACGAGTACATCGAAATCCTGAGCACTCCATCGGCGGATATGTCAGCTTATACGGTGCTCGTACTCGACGGCTCAGGAACGGAGGGCGTTATCAAGCACGCCCTCTCGCTCGGAACTGCCGACTCGAACGGCTTGCAGTACGCCGGTGGTGGGATTCAGGCACAGGACACGTTTACCAACGGTGCCGATCAATCGATCTTGTTGGTCCAAGGGTTCACCGGCAATGTCGGTGACGACCTTGACACCGACGACGACGGTACATTGGATACCACCCCCTGGTCTGCTCTGCTGGACGATGTCGCATTGAGTAACGGCGATGCCGGCAACTCAGCGTATTCGACGACGGTGCTTTCGGCTGCAACGCTGAGCGATGGAAGCACGTTCCATCCCGGTGGTGCGTCGCGAATTCCAAACGGCATCGATACCAATTCGTCAGCGGATTGGCTGAGAAATGACTTTGCAGGCGATGGGCTTGATAGCTTTGGGGACACGTTTACAACCGTTGCAGGCAATGCGATCAACACCCCCTTGGCACCCAACGCGGCCGTTGCTGGCACGCCGGGAATGGCGATTACCCAAACGGACGGATCCACCGACGTGACGGAATCGGGTTCATCGGATTCCTTTTTGATCGGCTTCAATACCAATCCAACTTCACCCGTTACGGTCACGGTAACGCCTGACAGCCAGATCGACCTTGGTAATGGTGCGGGTGTTGCCGTCATCTTAAACTTCACCGACAAGGCCCCGCAAACGGTCACGGTCAACGCGGTCGACGACGTAGCGGTTGAAGCGGCGATTCACACCGGTTTGATCACGATCTCAACGGCCAGCAGCGATGGCGACTACAACAATTTGTCCGGATCGGTGACAGCCAATATTGCGGACAATGACACTGCCGCACCTGCGACATTCTTGAACGAGTTTGTCTTGAATCATCGAGGAGGGGACTCGTACGACTTTGTCGAAGTCCGTTCGACTCCTTCGGCCAACCTTAGTTCGCTGACGATCGTCGCGGTCGACGGATCTACCGGCGAGATTGTCGACACGGGGGCTTTGACAACTGCTAATGCCAGCGGCTTTGCGACGTCCGTCTTCGTTGACACTTTGTATGATGGCATGAGCATCATCTTGGCAGAAGGTTTTAGCGGCTCCGTTGCGGCGGACTTGGATTTCGATGATGACGGCGTCTTCGATTTTGATCAGGTTCCGGTTCCCGCGGGAGCCACCTACACGGTCGCTCCTTGGGCCAGCGTCCGCGATTCGGTGTCGACAGCGGAAAACGTTAGCGACACTTTCGGTCTGGTTCAGTTGTCTTCCACGACACTTAACGATGGAGACACATTCGGTGTCAGTGGTGCTTCGCGTATTCCCGATGCCATCACTGCAACGACCTCGGCATCGGAGTGGATTCGAAACGACTTCGAAGGCTTCGGACTTCCTGGCTACCCGTTCCAAGGTTCGCTACCAGCCAACCCAGGCACGGCGATCAACACACCGGACGCAGCCAACACGGTCACTTGCGGAATTTTGGTAACGGCCACCGGAGCTGGCACGTCAGTAGCCGAAGGAGGTGCTAGTGATTCGATCTTGATTTCGCTCGCTGGTGCAACACCAACCGGAGTTGTCACCGTCACGGTCACACCGGATGCGCAGCTTGATCTCGGCAACGGTGCTGGTGTTGCCACCAACGTCGTCTTCAACGCCTCGGCGACTCCGATTTCGGTCAACATCGACGCCGTGGATGATGCGGCTAACGAAGGGCCTCACACCGGACTGATTTCCTTCGAAGTTACCGCGTCAACCGATGCCAATTACCCAATCGGAACAACGGCTGGTGATTTGAGCGTCGCGATCACTGACAACGAAGTTGGCGGCGGAACGCCAAGCATCGTGATTAGCGAAATCATGTACAACCCAAACACCATTGAAAACGTTGGTGAAGGCGAATGGATCGAAATCGTCAATACGGGGACGACCTCCGTCAACATTGGCGGGTGGGTGTTTGATGACGAAGACTCCTATAACTGGGGCGAGATCCCTCTTGGCACGACGCTAAGTGCTGGGCAAGTCGCCGTCGTTCACAGTGACGCATTTACAAGCTCTGTCTTCCGAAGCGAATGGGGTGTTCCCGCATCCGCTCAGGTCATCGCCGTGCCGTGGGGTAGTCTTGCGAACGGCCCTGCGATTGGCAATGAAGTCTTGCAACTTCTAGATGGTGTCGGCGGCAACGAGATTGACGTAGTCGACTTTGCCGACAGTGGCGATTGGCCATCCGATCCAGGTGGTCCAAGTATTTACTTGACCGACCTTTCTGCTGACAACAATGTCGGCACAAGTTGGGCGCAGTCGGATGTGCAGGCGTCGCCAGCTCAAGACCCCGTTTCGATCAACCCGACTGGTCCGAATTACGACGTCACCGACGAAGGTTCACCTGGGTTCGTTCCGCCGATTGTTGCCGGTGCGGCTTCGGTTAGCATCGCTGCAGGTGCCGATGGTAACGAAACGGGTCCTGTCAACGGTCGGTTCACCGTGACTCAGTCGGGCGTCAGTGCAACCGACACGATCATCAGCTATACCGTTAGTGGTGACGCGGCAGCCCCCGGTGACTTCACCGCTTTGTCGGGCAGTGTGACGATTCCGATGAACAGCACTTCAGCAGACATTGATGTGTTCGTGATCGACGATGCGATCTTTGAAGGTACGGAAGACTTGATCGTCACACTTGATAGCGTCACGTCGGGTACGGCGACGATTAGCGGTGCGTCGGCCACGATCAGCATTTTCGATAACGAGGTCGCAGTCGGCTACAACGTCGGCGACATCGTGGTCAACGAAATCATGAAAGACCCAAATGCAGTTGGTGATGCCGATGGTGAATACTTCGAGGTCTATAACACCACCGCTTCGACGATCGACATCAATGGCTGGACCCTTTCCGATGACGGAAGCGATTCCGTCGTGATTGCGAACGGCGGATCGTTAAACGTTCCCGCGGGCGGATATTTGGTGCTCGGTCGAAACGCTGACTTCGCGACCAATGGCGGAGTCAATGTCGACTACCAATACGACGGATTGAGCTTCGAGCTTGCCAATGGTGACGATGAAGTGATCCTGACGGATGCGGCCGGAAACGAAATCGATCGCGTGGTGTACACCGACGCGGACTTCCCCGATGTCACCGGAGCTTCGCTCGAGCTGTTGCCATCGGTACTCGCTACGGTAGATCCCGAAGTCGGTAACGACGATTTTCTGAATTGGCAAGCTTCTTCGGCAACCATTGGTGCGGGGCCTGATTTCGGTACCCCTGGAGCGGTTAACAGTGCTCCTTCGCCTGAAATCAATCTCACCGGTGCAACAATAAACATTGCTGACGGCGATGCGACTCCATCGACCGCCGACGGTACCGACTTTGGTGCCATCGTAATTGGCTCGCCGATCACTAAGACCTTCACGATTGAAAACGAAGGTAGTGCATCTTTGGACGTGACCGCGATCAGCATCACGGGCGTCGACGCCGCCGACTTCGCAATCACCGGTAGCCTCGGCTTACCGGTCACAATCGCCTCCGGGGGTTCGGTTAGCTTCGATGTCTCCTTCAATCCAACTACGGCGGGAACGAAGGCGGCGACGATTAAAATTGCCAACACCGACTCGAACGAGAATCCCTACGATTTCGCGATTACCGGCATTGCGACAGCTGCACTCGTCCCAGAGATCACTGTCGAGAGTAACTTCATCGAGATCGTTGATGGCGATACGACCCCAGACGTGGCTGATAGTACTCAGTTCGGTGTCTCCGACGTCGCCGTCGGTACCGAGACCGAGCGATACTTTATTTCCAACGATGGAACCGCCGACTTGACGGTCTCGGCTATCAGTATCACCGGAGTTAACGCAGGCGACTTCGCCGTCGATCCCGCCTTTAGCGGACCGGTCGTAATCGCACCAGGCGACAACTTCTCGTTCGAAGTTGACTTTGATCCGAGTGCCACTGGCGTTCGCAACGCGATGGTGAACATCACCAGCGACGATGCTGACGAGGGTGCTTATGACTTCGCAATCAGTGGCACGGGTGTCAACGCCACGACCGCGGACATCGTGATCAACGAAGTCGACTCCGATACCGTCGGTACGGATGCTGATGAGTTTATCGAGTTATATGGTCCTGCGGGCACGTCGCTCGATGGTTTGGTCTTGGTGCTCTACAACGGCAGCAACGATGGTGCCTACGACGCGATCGACCTCGATGGTCAAGTGATCCCTGCGGATGGCTACTTCGTGATCGGCAGTGCTTCGGTGCCGAATGTTGATATGGTCGAGTTTACCACCAACGGCGTCCAGAATGGTCCCGACGCAGTCGCCCTGTATACCGGTGATGCCACCGCGTTCAACACCGTCTTCGCAACCGCGACACCGGCATCGACCACGAATCTGCGTGATGCCGTCGTCTATGGTACCAACGACGCCGACGACGCCGCATTGCTTACCGCCCTTGGTGAAACCGTCCAGTACGATGAGTCGGCAAACGGTACCAGTGACGCGGATTCGGTCTCACGAGTCCCCAACGGCCTGATCGCCAGCGGCTTCGCCATTCAAGCACCGACCCCCGGTGCCACGAATGACGCAACGGTTTCCGCGTCCATCGCAGGTCGCCACATTTTCTACGACAAGTCGTTCTTCGACGGCAACGGAGCCAACAACGATGGCCCAAATGACGATGCTGCGATCGACACCGGAAAATCGGCTCTCCTACAGGGGCAAACCGCAACGCGTGACAACTATACCGCATATAACCGCGGCATTAACGGCATCATGGTGGATATCGACAATCCGGCTGGCACCTTGACCGTGAACGACTTTGAGTTCCGAGTCGGAAATAGCAACACCCCATCAACGTGGGCCCTAGCAACGGCGCCGACCAGTGTGACTCACATTGTGGGTGGCGGTGAGGGTGGTTCCGATCGGGTTGTCATTAAGTGGGCCGACAACGCGATTGAAAAAGAATGGCTTCAAGTCACGGTGCTCAACAATGCCAACACTGGACTCGCTGCGGCGGACATCCACTATTGGGGTAACGCGGTCGGTGATTCTTTGAATGACACCGGCAGTGCATTCGTCAATGCGTTGGACGCGGATACGATTCGCGCCAATCCAAGGAATTTCTTAAACGCAGCTCTGGTCGATGATGCTTATGACATCAATAAGGACCGTTTCGTGAATTCCTTGGACTCCGATATCGCTCGCGCAAATTCGACGAACTTCATCAGCGCCTTAAAAATGATTAGTGCTCCTTCGGCAATGGCAAATGGGTCCTTCTTGGGCCTCGTCGATCTCATTGCCAATCAAGCTCAGGATACAGACGAGCCAGAAGCGGCTGCAGACGCATTGTTCGCACAGTATTCGTCGTCGGACCTTTTGTTTTAA
- a CDS encoding antibiotic biosynthesis monooxygenase family protein, protein MIIELTHLHVHPNAEARFEEAFLDAADVLSKADGYLRHSLLKNHDEQNQYLLVVHWQRKENSTIMFRESGRLNSVKSTLHRFYELMPETSYYEAVNLSGLPVEKRHEPDHAG, encoded by the coding sequence ATGATTATTGAACTCACCCATTTGCACGTTCACCCGAATGCGGAAGCTCGCTTTGAGGAAGCGTTTTTGGATGCTGCGGACGTGCTTTCCAAAGCGGATGGCTATCTCAGGCATTCCCTGCTGAAAAATCACGACGAACAAAACCAGTATCTGTTGGTCGTCCATTGGCAGCGCAAAGAGAACTCAACCATCATGTTTAGAGAGTCGGGGCGGTTGAACTCGGTCAAGTCGACTCTGCACCGGTTCTATGAGCTCATGCCTGAAACAAGCTATTATGAAGCCGTGAACTTATCGGGATTACCGGTCGAGAAACGCCACGAACCAGATCACGCGGGGTGA